In a genomic window of Vallitalea okinawensis:
- a CDS encoding bifunctional riboflavin kinase/FAD synthetase, with protein MEYIHKAAEDMHISKGTVIALGNFDGIHVGHRRLITTCKDRAKEKGYSSLVFSFYPHPSHVLEGMVPVPIIYTRDEKKRIVESMEVDYYVEYPFNLETAQMEPITFIKEVLVAKLRVRMIIVGSNYRFGHKRQGDIHLLRELSQVYGYELVVIDDIIHEDHMVSSTEIRKLIADGRIDEVNQLLTRPYFIIGEVVYGKQLGRKLGFPTMNIRPNVHKQYPALGVYVTRTFIGDKVYKSVTNVGHNPTVTSEQKLNVETYILDFEDQIYGKQVTLEFQKRLRDELSFQSLDELILQMKNDVKLTRDYFEKREEIK; from the coding sequence ATGGAATATATTCATAAAGCTGCCGAAGACATGCATATTAGTAAAGGGACAGTAATTGCCTTAGGAAACTTTGATGGCATTCATGTTGGACATCGGAGGCTTATTACAACTTGTAAAGACAGAGCTAAAGAGAAAGGTTATTCATCTTTGGTTTTTTCGTTTTATCCTCATCCATCTCATGTATTGGAAGGGATGGTACCTGTACCCATTATCTATACAAGAGATGAGAAAAAGCGTATTGTTGAAAGTATGGAAGTGGATTACTATGTAGAGTATCCCTTTAATTTAGAAACAGCGCAGATGGAGCCTATTACCTTTATTAAGGAAGTTTTAGTAGCAAAATTACGCGTACGCATGATCATAGTAGGTAGTAACTATCGTTTTGGACACAAACGGCAAGGTGATATTCATTTACTTAGGGAATTAAGCCAAGTTTATGGATATGAGTTAGTTGTCATCGATGATATTATTCATGAAGATCATATGGTCAGTAGTACAGAAATTAGAAAGCTTATCGCAGATGGGCGGATAGATGAGGTCAATCAGTTATTAACACGTCCTTACTTTATCATTGGCGAAGTTGTTTATGGTAAGCAACTAGGTAGGAAGCTTGGGTTTCCAACAATGAATATCAGACCCAATGTACATAAACAGTATCCAGCATTAGGTGTTTATGTAACAAGAACCTTTATCGGTGATAAGGTTTATAAGAGTGTTACTAATGTGGGTCACAATCCAACAGTGACTTCTGAACAAAAACTCAATGTGGAGACATATATACTTGACTTTGAGGATCAAATCTATGGAAAGCAAGTGACCCTTGAATTTCAAAAGAGATTGAGAGATGAACTTAGCTTCCAATCATTAGATGAGTTAATTCTTCAAATGAAAAATGATGTAAAATTGACTAGAGACTATTTTGAGAAAAGGGAGGAAATCAAATGA
- the truB gene encoding tRNA pseudouridine(55) synthase TruB, translating into MNGFINVYKEKGYTSHDVVAKMRGILKIKKIGHTGTLDPEAEGVLPVCIGKATKLASMITEGIKGYETTLRFGKTTTTADHTGDTVEEYDFVYNPEAVKEAVDSFVGEIMQVPPMYSAIKVNGRRLYELAREGKVIEREPRAITIYRIDLIEHLPPDAVRLRIICSKGTYIRALCHDIGDRLGYGGHMDGLLRINSGHFDLAHSHRLGEIEKLKVNNQLDQIFLGFEDVLKDYKQVSVVEAKDKFLLNGNIVFFEDLQTDSNTILLDDIVRIYTSKGQFVGLYIATKKNNRLCLKPHKILL; encoded by the coding sequence ATGAATGGTTTTATTAACGTTTATAAAGAAAAAGGATATACCTCTCATGATGTAGTTGCTAAAATGAGAGGTATATTAAAAATAAAAAAGATTGGTCATACAGGGACACTAGACCCTGAAGCAGAGGGCGTGTTACCGGTATGTATTGGCAAAGCAACGAAACTTGCCTCTATGATTACAGAAGGTATTAAAGGCTATGAAACGACATTGCGTTTTGGTAAAACTACCACGACTGCAGATCATACTGGTGATACCGTAGAGGAATACGATTTTGTTTACAATCCAGAAGCAGTGAAAGAAGCAGTAGATTCATTTGTTGGTGAAATCATGCAAGTACCACCTATGTATTCAGCAATTAAGGTAAATGGTAGACGTTTATATGAGTTGGCAAGGGAAGGTAAGGTTATTGAACGAGAGCCTAGAGCAATAACCATATACCGAATTGACTTAATTGAACATTTACCACCAGATGCTGTACGTTTGCGTATCATTTGTTCAAAAGGCACTTATATTCGAGCATTATGTCATGATATAGGTGATAGGCTAGGATATGGCGGACACATGGATGGATTACTTCGAATTAATAGTGGGCACTTTGATCTTGCACATAGTCACAGACTAGGTGAAATTGAAAAACTAAAAGTGAATAATCAACTTGATCAGATTTTTTTAGGTTTTGAAGATGTTCTTAAAGACTATAAGCAAGTAAGTGTCGTTGAAGCGAAAGATAAATTTCTACTTAATGGGAATATAGTTTTTTTTGAGGATCTACAAACAGATAGTAATACAATATTATTAGATGATATAGTAAGAATCTATACAAGTAAAGGTCAGTTTGTAGGGCTTTATATCGCTACTAAGAAGAATAATCGATTATGCTTGAAACCGCATAAAATATTACTTTAA
- a CDS encoding DHH family phosphoesterase, which translates to MNNFKEIYDYMMEYDQFILAGHISPDGDCIGATFALALALRKLGKEASIYLESFLPMYHYLDGHEMVMTELPSLGHEVVPIFLDSSDEGRLGLASEYLNQGIRTVNIDHHASNNFYADFNYVEKDASSTCEIIYNFIEFMGVICDGAISKAIFTGLVYDTGVFRHPNTKSSTLSIASKLLEHEIHASDIINGLFYTKSYPATQLLGQALEGISLHFNERIAISGLSLMDIEAKNGTVEDVDGIVQYIGQVDTVEGAVFLYEKEPGVIKVSLRSKKSLDVAKLALGFGGGGHIRAAGCTIKGTVDQAKEEIIKALEGFRSDF; encoded by the coding sequence ATGAATAATTTTAAAGAAATTTATGATTACATGATGGAATATGATCAGTTTATCTTAGCAGGTCATATCAGTCCGGACGGTGATTGTATTGGAGCAACTTTTGCTTTAGCCTTGGCACTTAGAAAATTAGGGAAAGAAGCTTCTATCTATTTAGAAAGCTTCCTACCCATGTATCATTATCTTGATGGTCATGAGATGGTAATGACAGAGTTACCATCTCTAGGTCATGAAGTTGTACCCATCTTTCTTGACAGTAGTGACGAAGGGCGATTGGGGCTTGCTAGCGAGTATTTAAATCAAGGTATTAGAACAGTTAATATTGATCACCACGCTTCTAATAACTTTTATGCAGATTTCAATTATGTAGAGAAAGATGCAAGTAGTACTTGTGAAATTATTTATAATTTTATAGAATTCATGGGTGTAATTTGTGATGGAGCTATTTCTAAAGCTATATTTACAGGTTTAGTCTATGATACTGGTGTATTTAGACATCCTAATACGAAATCTAGTACACTTAGCATAGCGAGTAAGTTGTTAGAGCATGAAATCCATGCTTCTGATATCATTAACGGACTATTTTATACAAAATCATATCCTGCAACCCAGTTACTTGGTCAAGCACTTGAGGGAATCTCTCTTCACTTTAATGAACGAATTGCGATTTCGGGTCTTTCGTTAATGGATATTGAAGCTAAAAATGGGACAGTTGAAGATGTAGATGGTATTGTTCAGTATATAGGACAAGTTGATACTGTTGAAGGCGCTGTTTTCCTTTATGAGAAAGAACCAGGAGTAATAAAAGTAAGTCTAAGATCAAAAAAATCCTTGGATGTAGCTAAACTAGCCTTGGGTTTTGGCGGAGGCGGGCATATAAGGGCTGCTGGATGCACAATAAAGGGAACTGTGGATCAAGCTAAAGAAGAGATAATTAAAGCTTTAGAAGGTTTTAGGAGCGACTTTTAA
- the rbfA gene encoding 30S ribosome-binding factor RbfA: MKRVSNRMIRINEEIRKELVYIIRDEIKDPRVDKLLTIVKVEATNDLKFCKVYISSLAEEKKRNETITGLKNAEKYIRHELAKRLNLRNTPEINFIMDTSIEYSVHMSDLFRKIEPVSQDEDEKDE, encoded by the coding sequence ATGAAAAGAGTTAGCAATAGAATGATTAGAATTAATGAGGAGATACGAAAAGAGCTTGTTTATATTATTCGTGATGAAATCAAAGATCCTCGTGTTGATAAGTTGCTGACAATTGTTAAAGTTGAAGCTACCAATGATTTGAAATTTTGTAAAGTGTATATAAGTTCATTGGCAGAAGAAAAGAAGAGAAACGAAACGATTACTGGACTAAAAAATGCTGAAAAGTATATACGACATGAATTAGCAAAGAGATTAAACTTAAGAAATACACCCGAAATAAACTTCATCATGGACACATCTATTGAGTACAGCGTTCACATGTCTGATTTATTCCGAAAGATTGAACCAGTTAGTCAGGATGAGGATGAAAAAGATGAATAA
- the infB gene encoding translation initiation factor IF-2 — translation MSKVRVYEIAKQLNISSKDVIKKLSDFNIDVHSHMSSLTDTQVNKVVAHYKSEHTATTEKKVNKNNNNKESRPQKNMNKNSSEEKLNNSIKKDETNADNNATKSAGSSEQRTNDNRSGNYNNRTNDNRTGNYNNRNNDNRSGNYNNRNNDNRSSNYNNRNNDNRSGNYNNRNNDNRSGNYNNRNNDNRSSNYNTGNNDNRGYNNRNNDNRGSNYNNRNNDNRVGSYNNRNNDNRSGNYNDRNNDNRGSNYNNRNNDNRGSNYSNRNNDNRSSNYNNRNNDNRNNDNRSSNYNNRNNDNRSGNYNNRNNDNRSGNYNNRNNDNRSGNYNNRNNDNRSGNYNNRNNDNRSGNYNNRNNDNRGGNYNNRNNDNRGGNYNNRNNDNRGGNYNNRNNDNRSGNYNNRNNDNRGGNYNNRNNDNRSGNYNNRSNDNRGGNYNNRGGGNYNNRSNDNRSGGNYNNRNNNNRNQKGGFNDIKIKTDSYNKPATNANANTKSKKSFTDKSKDKKTYNNNYGKPFKGFEKPSKKKNKKHYKKIQERQPEVVEEIAAEDLGVVAIPERIVVKDLAERLHKPSSDIVKYLMLKGIMATLNQEVDFALAEEIAMEFDILVEKEEEVDLFEEYFNEEPDASEDLKERPPVVVVMGHVDHGKTSLLDAIRETNITEKEAGGITQHIGASVVKINEKNITFLDTPGHEAFTAMRMRGAQVTDIAILVVAADDGVMPQTIEAINHAKAAEVQIIVAINKMDKPGANPDRVKQELSEHGLVPEDWGGDTICVPVSAITREGLDQLLEMIIIVSELEELNANPDRLARGSIVEAKLDKGRGTVATILVQNGSINVGDAIVAGSAYGRVRAMMDDKGRRVKTAGPSTPVEILGLSEVPIAGDRFFVTKNDKEARLLAEMVVKEGRLKLIQNSQQKVSLDDLFNQIQAGNVKELNIVVKADTQGSVEAVKQSLEKLSNEEVVIRPIHGGVGAVTESDVLLASASNAIIIGFNVRPDAGATSVAETEGVDIRLYRIIYNAIEDIEAAMKGMLDPEFKEKVIGHVEIRETFKVSGVGTIGGAYVTDGKILRNSQVRIVRDGIVVHEGLLASLKRFKDDVKEVNTGYECGVMIEKFNDIKIGDQVEAFIMEEIPR, via the coding sequence ATGTCAAAGGTTCGCGTTTATGAAATTGCAAAACAACTTAACATTAGTAGCAAAGATGTTATCAAAAAATTGTCTGATTTTAACATAGATGTACACAGTCATATGAGTAGTCTAACAGATACTCAAGTCAATAAAGTTGTAGCCCATTACAAATCAGAACATACAGCAACTACTGAGAAAAAAGTTAACAAAAACAATAACAATAAAGAAAGTAGACCACAAAAAAATATGAATAAAAACTCTAGTGAAGAGAAACTAAACAATAGCATCAAGAAAGACGAGACTAACGCTGATAATAATGCCACAAAAAGTGCTGGTAGTAGCGAGCAAAGAACTAACGATAATCGTAGTGGCAATTATAACAACCGCACTAACGATAATCGCACCGGAAATTACAACAACCGTAACAACGATAATCGCAGTGGCAATTATAACAACCGCAATAATGATAACCGCAGCAGTAATTACAACAACCGCAATAATGACAATCGCAGTGGTAATTACAACAACCGCAATAACGATAATCGCAGTGGTAATTACAACAACCGCAACAACGATAACCGTAGCAGTAATTACAACACTGGAAACAACGATAATCGTGGTTACAATAACCGTAATAACGATAACCGTGGAAGCAATTACAACAATAGAAACAATGATAACCGTGTAGGTAGTTACAACAACCGTAATAACGATAATCGTAGCGGTAATTACAACGACCGTAACAACGATAACCGCGGAAGCAATTACAACAACCGTAACAACGATAACCGCGGTAGCAATTACAGCAACCGTAATAACGATAATCGTAGCAGTAATTACAACAACCGTAATAACGATAACCGTAATAACGATAACCGTAGCAGTAATTACAACAACCGTAATAACGATAACCGCAGCGGCAATTATAACAACCGCAATAACGATAACCGCAGCGGCAATTATAACAACCGCAATAACGATAACCGTAGCGGCAATTATAACAACCGCAATAATGATAACCGCAGTGGTAATTACAACAACCGCAATAACGATAACCGCAGCGGCAATTACAATAACCGCAATAACGATAATCGTGGAGGTAATTACAACAACCGAAACAATGATAATCGTGGAGGCAATTACAACAACCGAAACAATGATAATCGTGGAGGCAATTACAACAACCGCAATAACGATAACCGTAGCGGTAATTATAACAACCGCAATAACGATAATCGTGGAGGCAATTATAACAACCGAAATAATGATAATAGAAGTGGTAATTACAACAACCGCAGTAACGATAACCGCGGTGGCAATTACAACAATCGTGGCGGAGGTAATTACAATAATCGTAGCAACGATAACCGTAGCGGAGGTAATTATAACAATCGAAACAACAACAATCGAAACCAAAAAGGTGGTTTCAACGACATAAAAATTAAAACAGATAGTTATAACAAACCAGCGACAAATGCAAATGCTAACACAAAGTCTAAAAAGAGCTTTACTGATAAATCTAAAGATAAAAAAACTTACAACAATAACTATGGCAAACCATTTAAAGGTTTTGAAAAGCCATCTAAAAAGAAAAATAAAAAGCATTATAAGAAGATCCAAGAAAGACAACCAGAAGTTGTTGAAGAAATAGCAGCTGAAGATCTTGGAGTTGTAGCTATTCCTGAGCGAATTGTAGTCAAGGACTTAGCAGAAAGACTTCATAAACCATCTTCTGATATTGTTAAGTACTTAATGTTAAAAGGTATTATGGCAACCCTTAACCAAGAAGTAGATTTTGCATTAGCTGAAGAGATAGCTATGGAATTCGATATCTTAGTTGAGAAAGAAGAAGAAGTCGATTTATTTGAAGAGTACTTCAACGAAGAACCAGATGCTTCTGAAGATTTAAAAGAAAGACCTCCAGTTGTTGTTGTTATGGGTCACGTTGACCATGGTAAGACTTCACTCCTTGATGCTATTCGTGAGACAAATATCACTGAGAAAGAAGCAGGTGGTATTACACAACATATCGGGGCATCAGTTGTTAAAATCAACGAAAAAAATATTACATTCCTTGATACACCTGGTCATGAAGCCTTTACTGCAATGCGTATGCGTGGAGCTCAAGTAACAGATATTGCTATTCTAGTAGTAGCTGCTGATGATGGTGTAATGCCTCAAACTATTGAAGCTATTAATCACGCTAAAGCAGCAGAAGTACAAATAATTGTTGCTATTAATAAAATGGATAAGCCAGGAGCAAATCCTGACCGCGTTAAACAAGAGTTATCTGAGCATGGATTAGTGCCAGAGGACTGGGGCGGAGATACAATTTGTGTTCCTGTTTCAGCTATCACAAGAGAAGGTCTTGATCAATTATTAGAAATGATTATTATTGTTTCTGAGTTAGAAGAGCTTAATGCCAACCCAGATAGATTAGCTCGTGGTAGTATTGTAGAAGCTAAACTTGATAAAGGTAGAGGTACTGTAGCAACAATACTAGTTCAAAATGGTAGCATCAATGTAGGTGATGCTATAGTAGCTGGTTCAGCATATGGACGTGTACGTGCTATGATGGATGATAAGGGGAGACGTGTTAAAACTGCTGGTCCATCTACACCTGTAGAAATACTAGGTTTATCAGAGGTACCTATAGCAGGAGATCGTTTCTTCGTTACCAAAAATGATAAAGAAGCTCGTTTATTAGCTGAGATGGTTGTTAAAGAAGGGCGTTTGAAATTAATACAAAATAGTCAACAAAAAGTATCACTTGATGATTTATTTAATCAAATTCAAGCTGGTAATGTAAAAGAACTCAACATTGTTGTAAAAGCTGATACTCAAGGTTCAGTGGAAGCTGTTAAGCAAAGTCTTGAGAAATTATCTAATGAAGAAGTTGTTATTCGACCAATTCATGGCGGTGTTGGTGCTGTTACAGAATCAGATGTACTTTTAGCTTCTGCTTCAAATGCTATTATTATTGGTTTCAATGTGCGTCCTGACGCAGGTGCTACATCTGTAGCAGAAACAGAAGGCGTTGATATTCGTCTATATCGTATAATTTATAACGCTATTGAAGATATTGAAGCCGCTATGAAAGGTATGCTTGATCCTGAGTTTAAAGAAAAAGTAATCGGTCATGTAGAAATTCGTGAGACATTTAAAGTTTCTGGAGTAGGTACGATCGGTGGTGCTTATGTAACAGATGGTAAGATACTAAGAAACAGCCAAGTCCGTATTGTCCGCGATGGCATTGTTGTTCATGAAGGTCTATTAGCTTCCTTAAAACGTTTTAAAGATGATGTTAAAGAAGTTAACACTGGTTATGAATGTGGTGTTATGATAGAGAAATTCAATGACATTAAGATTGGCGATCAAGTAGAAGCCTTTATTATGGAAGAGATCCCAAGATAG
- a CDS encoding L7Ae/L30e/S12e/Gadd45 family ribosomal protein codes for MNNKILSLLGLCQRAGLLKSGEFACEKAVKGRKAKLMIIAEEASDNTKSKFISSCKFYNTPYRIYGEKEELGHAIGKGLRATLVILDDGFAKNIVNQIDTLSKN; via the coding sequence ATGAATAATAAAATTTTATCCCTTTTGGGATTATGTCAGAGAGCAGGGTTGTTAAAATCTGGTGAATTTGCGTGTGAGAAAGCTGTTAAAGGTAGAAAAGCAAAACTAATGATTATTGCTGAAGAAGCCTCAGACAATACAAAAAGCAAATTTATCTCAAGTTGTAAGTTCTATAATACGCCTTATCGAATTTACGGAGAAAAAGAAGAGTTAGGGCATGCAATTGGAAAAGGACTTCGTGCTACTCTTGTTATTCTAGATGATGGCTTTGCTAAAAATATTGTTAATCAAATTGACACTCTTTCCAAAAACTAA
- the rnpM gene encoding RNase P modulator RnpM gives MKTRKIPLRKCTGCGEMKNKKDLIRVVKDKEGNISIDFTGKKSGRGAYICHSVDCLNLAIKNKGLERSFKGQVTNEIYEQLKSELMSSNE, from the coding sequence ATGAAGACGAGAAAGATCCCTTTGAGAAAGTGCACCGGCTGTGGGGAGATGAAAAATAAAAAAGATCTTATCCGTGTTGTAAAAGATAAAGAAGGTAATATATCCATTGATTTTACCGGTAAAAAATCAGGTAGAGGCGCCTATATTTGCCATTCTGTAGATTGTCTTAATTTAGCTATTAAAAACAAAGGACTTGAAAGATCTTTTAAAGGTCAAGTAACTAATGAAATTTACGAACAATTAAAGAGTGAGTTGATGAGCAGTAATGAATAA
- the nusA gene encoding transcription termination factor NusA translates to MNSEIVNAIEQLEKEKGIDKDYLFDAIETSLVTACKKNFGSTQNAKVIMDRETGDVRVFAEKYVVDEVFDDGTEISLEDARLVNIDYELDDVVDVEVTPRNFGRIAAQTAKQVVVQKIREAEREIVYTNFSRKEKDIMIGIIQRRERKNVMIDLGSVEGTLTPNEQVPNEEYSFNKRLNVYILEVRKTTKGPQIFVSRTHPELIKRLFEREVPEIHDGIVEIKSISREAGSRTKIAVYSNEYDVDAVGACVGQNGNRVNVIVNELQGEKIDIVLWNEDPRRFIAASLSPSKVIHVSVDEENKSARVIVPDYQLSLAIGKEGQNARLAAKLTGYRIDIKSESQAMSLGIQWDEEAGLEEGLEEVFEPENTKNEVEVNDEDNDQNFDDDIDSLVMDILMTSAEDKKE, encoded by the coding sequence ATGAATTCAGAAATTGTGAATGCCATTGAACAATTGGAAAAAGAAAAGGGCATTGATAAAGACTACTTATTTGATGCAATCGAGACATCATTAGTAACAGCTTGTAAGAAAAACTTTGGTTCTACTCAAAATGCAAAAGTTATTATGGATCGTGAAACTGGTGATGTAAGGGTTTTTGCAGAAAAATATGTTGTTGATGAAGTCTTTGATGACGGTACAGAAATTAGCCTTGAAGATGCTAGACTTGTCAATATAGATTATGAACTAGATGATGTAGTTGATGTAGAAGTTACACCACGTAACTTTGGTCGTATTGCAGCTCAAACAGCTAAACAGGTAGTTGTTCAGAAAATTAGAGAAGCTGAGAGAGAGATCGTATATACTAATTTCAGTAGAAAAGAAAAAGATATCATGATTGGTATCATCCAAAGAAGAGAAAGAAAGAATGTTATGATTGACCTTGGGTCTGTGGAAGGTACATTAACACCTAATGAACAAGTACCTAATGAAGAATATTCTTTTAATAAACGTTTAAACGTTTATATATTAGAAGTTCGTAAGACAACAAAAGGACCTCAAATATTTGTTTCAAGAACGCATCCTGAGTTAATCAAACGTTTATTTGAAAGAGAAGTCCCTGAGATTCATGATGGAATTGTTGAGATCAAGAGTATTTCACGTGAGGCGGGCTCTCGAACTAAAATAGCTGTTTATTCAAATGAATATGATGTAGATGCAGTTGGAGCATGTGTTGGTCAGAATGGTAACAGAGTTAATGTCATTGTTAACGAGTTACAAGGTGAGAAGATTGATATCGTCTTATGGAATGAAGATCCACGAAGATTTATTGCGGCTTCATTAAGTCCTTCTAAGGTGATCCACGTATCTGTTGATGAAGAGAATAAGAGTGCTAGAGTTATAGTACCTGATTACCAACTTTCATTAGCTATCGGTAAAGAAGGACAAAATGCACGCTTAGCAGCTAAACTAACTGGTTATCGCATTGATATAAAAAGTGAGTCACAGGCAATGAGTTTAGGTATTCAATGGGATGAAGAAGCTGGACTTGAAGAAGGTTTAGAGGAAGTTTTTGAACCAGAAAATACTAAGAATGAAGTAGAAGTTAACGATGAAGATAATGACCAAAACTTTGATGATGATATTGACAGTTTAGTTATGGATATTCTCATGACAAGTGCTGAAGATAAAAAAGAGTAG
- a CDS encoding ribosome maturation factor RimP: MAKRKDIEQVVEELLQPILDTKYECVDVEYVKEGTNWYLKIYVDKEGGITIEDCEYVSRAIEKKLDEEDPIEGAYILEVSSPGLDRPLKKEKDFNRSIGKLVEVKLYTPLNGEKEFIAKLINYKGDDHVVLEMESGEEVTLSRKDMALIRLAVIF, encoded by the coding sequence ATGGCAAAAAGAAAAGACATTGAGCAGGTTGTAGAAGAATTATTACAACCAATTTTAGATACAAAATATGAATGTGTTGATGTTGAATATGTTAAAGAAGGAACCAACTGGTACCTTAAAATTTACGTTGACAAAGAAGGTGGCATTACAATTGAAGATTGTGAATATGTAAGCCGCGCTATTGAGAAAAAACTCGATGAGGAAGACCCTATTGAAGGTGCTTATATATTAGAAGTAAGTTCACCAGGGTTAGATAGACCTTTAAAGAAAGAAAAGGACTTTAATCGTAGTATAGGAAAATTAGTTGAGGTAAAACTTTACACACCATTAAATGGTGAAAAAGAATTTATTGCTAAACTGATTAACTATAAAGGTGATGATCACGTAGTGCTTGAAATGGAAAGTGGAGAAGAAGTTACGCTTTCAAGAAAAGACATGGCGCTAATTCGATTAGCAGTTATATTCTAA
- a CDS encoding YfgJ family double zinc ribbon protein has translation MANEKYYCPDCLNELEEESGCGSVSYFCNTCKKLVSRSKMLSKNERTEGKEKE, from the coding sequence ATGGCAAATGAAAAATATTATTGCCCTGATTGTTTAAATGAATTAGAAGAGGAAAGTGGTTGTGGTTCAGTTAGTTATTTCTGTAATACATGTAAGAAACTTGTGTCACGATCTAAAATGCTATCTAAAAATGAACGTACAGAAGGAAAAGAAAAGGAATAA
- a CDS encoding ABC transporter permease produces the protein MKTVDISFISVLSLLILVIPIVLINMKLKLGITKRTLNAIIRMCLQLLLVGLFLQYIFELNHWLINILYVCFMMIVASLSVIKSSTLVLKKYFLVILFAIIVPNFIVLSYFNYFVIQLDQIFDAMYLIPVSGMLLGNSLSGIIIGLNKFYSGIKENEKQYLTSLSLSANRLEAIKPYFKEAILASTNPVLASLETLGLVSLPGMMTGQILGGSLPMVAIKYQIAIMLAIFVSRYFSTIVAIYISSLRAFNDYDMLAL, from the coding sequence ATGAAAACAGTTGATATATCCTTCATTTCAGTTTTAAGTTTGCTTATTTTGGTGATTCCAATAGTACTGATTAACATGAAATTAAAGCTAGGAATAACAAAAAGAACTTTGAATGCTATCATAAGAATGTGTCTGCAATTACTTCTAGTTGGACTATTTCTACAGTATATTTTTGAACTCAATCACTGGTTAATCAATATTCTTTACGTATGCTTTATGATGATTGTGGCTTCACTTTCAGTCATAAAAAGTTCTACATTAGTGCTAAAAAAGTATTTTTTAGTTATTCTCTTTGCTATCATTGTACCTAATTTTATCGTTTTATCGTACTTTAATTATTTTGTTATACAACTTGACCAGATATTCGATGCCATGTATCTTATCCCTGTTTCTGGTATGTTATTAGGTAATAGTTTGAGTGGGATTATTATTGGATTAAATAAATTTTATAGTGGCATCAAAGAAAATGAAAAACAATATCTAACCAGTCTATCCTTAAGCGCCAATCGATTAGAAGCTATTAAACCCTATTTTAAAGAGGCAATTTTGGCATCAACGAATCCTGTCTTAGCATCATTAGAAACTCTTGGCCTAGTGTCGCTACCGGGTATGATGACTGGTCAAATATTAGGTGGGTCCTTACCAATGGTTGCAATTAAATATCAAATTGCTATTATGTTAGCGATATTTGTATCTAGATATTTTAGTACAATCGTTGCTATCTATATTAGTTCTTTGCGTGCATTTAATGATTATGATATGTTAGCTCTCTAA
- a CDS encoding ABC transporter ATP-binding protein — translation MIQFKNIQLSFDKKDIFQDFNLEINEGEKILLLAPSGKGKSSLVKMLLGFIKPDSGEIIYSGKVLNKTHIKYFRKNITYISQDVDLRNLSVKDLLKEIHEYKNNNITYDENSILKLFDHFELERKSLEHHVNELSGGERQRLGLIVCMLLNRPTWVLDEITSGLDTSLKERMIDTIMKSKNTVIIISHDDLWLKQDQLRIVRW, via the coding sequence ATGATTCAATTTAAGAACATTCAATTGTCTTTTGACAAGAAAGATATATTTCAGGATTTTAATCTAGAAATTAATGAAGGCGAAAAGATACTTTTATTGGCTCCTTCTGGTAAGGGGAAATCTAGTCTGGTTAAGATGCTTCTGGGCTTCATAAAACCGGATAGTGGAGAGATTATCTATAGCGGTAAAGTTCTCAATAAAACTCATATTAAGTACTTTAGAAAGAATATCACATATATTAGTCAAGATGTTGATTTAAGAAACTTATCCGTTAAGGATCTTCTTAAAGAGATTCATGAATATAAAAATAACAATATTACTTATGATGAAAATAGTATATTAAAGTTATTTGATCATTTTGAATTGGAAAGAAAAAGTTTAGAGCATCATGTTAATGAGCTATCTGGTGGAGAGCGCCAGCGACTTGGTCTTATTGTATGCATGTTATTGAATCGTCCAACTTGGGTATTGGATGAGATTACATCTGGTCTTGACACAAGTTTAAAGGAACGAATGATCGATACCATTATGAAGAGTAAAAATACAGTTATTATAATATCTCATGATGATTTATGGTTAAAGCAGGATCAATTAAGAATAGTGAGGTGGTAA